One segment of Heterodontus francisci isolate sHetFra1 chromosome 28, sHetFra1.hap1, whole genome shotgun sequence DNA contains the following:
- the LOC137385237 gene encoding probable G-protein coupled receptor 139: protein MYESGEVQRINLLAIVILSRRNCGLSTCTTHYLVAMAMADLLFVISEVILWRIGYYYFPRSFLYITPVCSVIAVLRLAARECSVWFTVTFSFDRFVAICCLKLKTKYCTKKTAAVVLATACIILCVRNVPFYFIYEPGEIIDNVPRECYTNPKYYTEPGWVAFDWFDVVSTPLLPFALILLLNSLTVRHILVASRVRKGLRGQSKEENRSDPEMESRRKSMILLFSISGSFILLWLVNVIEFLYYIISRINPRDYNNSEFIFERVGLMLMNLSCCTNTFIYGATQSKFREQSNGSHETTIDGCKDPSGSLVFFMEENLPFFPAVADLRLQTHNNAVVSLVPSEMAYKTIQYKDF, encoded by the exons ATGTACGAGTCTGGCGAGGTCCAGAGGA ttaatttactggcgattgtgatcctatccAGGAGAaactgcggcctctccacctgcaccactcactacctggtggccatggcaatggcagatTTACTGTTCGTTATCAGTGAAGTCATACTGTGGCGCAttggttattattatttcccgagaTCTTTCCTGTACATAACCCCCGTGTGTAGTGTCATTGCTGTCCTCCGACTTGCAGCCAGAgagtgttctgtctggttcaccgtcactttctcctttgatcgatttgtagccatttgttgcctgaagctaaaaacaaaatactgcacgaagaaaactgcagctgtggttctagcaacagccTGCATTATACTATGTGTAAGAAACGTCCCCttctactttatatatgaacctggagagataatcgacaatgtaccacgAGAATGTTATACAAATCCAAAATATTATACTGAGCCAGGGTGGGTGGCATTCGACTGGTTTGATGTGGTTTCCACACCGTTACTCccgttcgctttaattctgttgctcaattctctgacagtcagacacattttagtggccagtcgagtccgtaagggattgAGGGGCCAGAGCAAggaagagaatcgcagtgacccagagatggagagcagaaggaagtctatgattttactcttcagcatatccggcAGTTTCATACTTTTGTGGTTGGTAAATGTCATTGAATTCTTATATTATATAATTTCACGAATCAATCCCAGGGATTACAACAATTCTGAATTCATATTTGAACGAGTCGGTTTgatgctgatgaatttaagttgctgcactaacacttttatttatggggcgactcagtcaaagttcagagagcag TCGAATGGTAGCCATGAAACCACTATCGATGGTtgcaaagacccatctggttcattggTGTTCTttatggaagaaaatctgccattctTTCCTGCTGTGGCCGacttgcgactccagacccacaacaatgcggTTGTCTCtttagtgccctctgaaatggcttataaAACCATTCAGTACAAGGACTTTTAA